The following coding sequences lie in one Flexivirga oryzae genomic window:
- the tilS gene encoding tRNA lysidine(34) synthetase TilS has protein sequence MPGPHPAVAACRRHVRLALTGAALEPGGTVVTACSGGADSLALAAAVAFEAPKLGLSTVAVVVDHQLQDGSAAVAQRAAEQCRGLGLGRAEVRTVEVVAAGDGPESAARTARYAALEAAAASYEAGAVLLGHTRDDQAETVLLALARGSGPRAVTGMSRMAGLWLRPLLGVTREQTHAACAALHLEPWHDPHNDDPRYLRVRARRALADLETDLGPGVVAGLARTADLVRDDLTFLDEWAAQVAHDLGESPWPVDELAALPAPIRSRVWRALLHSAGSPAASLGKVHIDTVDALVTGWHGQQSVHMPGGLQVRRGGGVIVVEPRPVQ, from the coding sequence ATGCCGGGGCCGCATCCCGCCGTGGCCGCGTGCCGGCGGCACGTGCGGCTGGCATTGACCGGCGCCGCGCTCGAGCCGGGCGGCACCGTCGTCACCGCCTGCTCCGGTGGCGCCGACTCCCTCGCGCTCGCCGCCGCCGTCGCGTTCGAGGCCCCCAAACTCGGCCTGTCGACCGTCGCGGTCGTGGTCGACCACCAGCTGCAGGACGGCTCTGCCGCCGTCGCACAGCGTGCCGCCGAACAGTGCCGGGGCCTCGGGCTGGGCCGTGCGGAGGTGCGCACCGTGGAGGTGGTCGCCGCCGGGGACGGGCCCGAGTCGGCGGCGCGCACCGCGAGGTACGCCGCGCTCGAAGCGGCTGCCGCGTCATACGAAGCGGGCGCGGTGCTGCTCGGCCACACCCGCGACGACCAGGCGGAGACCGTGCTGCTGGCGCTCGCGCGTGGGTCCGGGCCGCGGGCAGTGACGGGTATGTCCCGAATGGCGGGGCTGTGGTTGCGGCCGCTGCTGGGGGTGACCCGCGAGCAGACCCACGCGGCGTGCGCGGCGCTGCACCTCGAGCCCTGGCACGACCCGCACAACGACGACCCTCGATACCTGCGGGTGCGTGCGCGCCGGGCGCTCGCGGACCTGGAGACCGACCTCGGCCCCGGCGTCGTCGCCGGGCTCGCGCGGACCGCGGACCTGGTCCGGGACGACCTCACCTTCCTAGACGAGTGGGCTGCGCAGGTCGCGCACGACCTCGGTGAATCCCCCTGGCCGGTGGACGAACTCGCCGCCCTCCCGGCGCCGATCCGTTCGCGGGTATGGCGCGCGCTGCTCCACAGTGCGGGCTCGCCGGCCGCGTCGCTCGGCAAGGTCCACATCGACACCGTCGACGCCCTGGTGACGGGTTGGCACGGCCAGCAATCGGTCCACATGCCCGGCGGCCTGCAGGTGCGCAGGGGTGGCGGCGTGATCGTGGTCGAGCCGCGTCCGGTTCAATAG
- the hpt gene encoding hypoxanthine phosphoribosyltransferase produces MDSSHMGNDLDHVLFTEKQIHERLDELATEIWRDYHDKDVLLVGVLKGAILVMADLMRALPGTVPMDWMAVSSYGSGTKSSGVVRILKDLDTDITGRHVLIVEDIIDSGLTLNWIRSNLSSRQPASLEICTLLRKPEAAKVEIDCKYVGFDIPSEFVVGYGLDYDEKYRNLRDIGTLAEHVYS; encoded by the coding sequence ATGGATTCCAGCCATATGGGCAATGACCTGGATCACGTGCTGTTCACCGAGAAGCAGATCCACGAGCGACTCGACGAGCTGGCGACCGAGATCTGGCGCGACTACCACGACAAGGACGTCCTGCTCGTCGGTGTGCTCAAGGGCGCCATCCTGGTGATGGCGGACCTGATGCGGGCACTGCCGGGCACGGTGCCGATGGACTGGATGGCCGTGTCGTCATACGGCTCGGGCACCAAGTCCAGCGGTGTGGTGCGGATCCTGAAGGACCTCGACACCGACATCACCGGTCGTCACGTGCTGATCGTCGAAGACATCATCGACTCCGGCCTGACCCTCAACTGGATCCGCTCCAACCTGTCCTCACGGCAGCCTGCATCGCTGGAGATCTGCACGCTGCTGCGCAAGCCGGAGGCCGCCAAGGTGGAGATCGACTGCAAGTACGTCGGCTTCGACATACCCAGCGAATTCGTGGTCGGCTACGGCCTGGACTACGACGAGAAGTACCGCAACCTGCGCGACATCGGCACCCTCGCGGAGCACGTCTACAGCTGA
- a CDS encoding NADP-dependent isocitrate dehydrogenase produces the protein MTSQQPIIIYTLTDEAPLLATYAFLPVVQTFAEAAGIDVQTSDISVAARILAQFPERLTEEQRVPDNLGELGRLTQEPDTNIIKLPNISASMPQLLAAIKELREKGYDIPEYPAHDETDEDKEIRARYANCLGSAVNPVLREGNSDRRAPKAVKEYARKHPHTMGKWSPASRTHASYMEHGDFYHGEKSMTLDRARDVRMELVTDSGPTIVLKEKVALQDGEVIDSMFMSKKALIDFYEEQMEDARETGVMFSLHVKATMMKVSHPIVFGHAVRIFYKDAFAKHQAVLDELGVDVNNGLGDLYAKLETLPSAKREEIVRDFHACHEHRPEIAMVDSAHGISNFHSPSDVIVDASMPAMIRGGGKMYGADGRPKDTKAVMPESTFARIYQEMINFCKTNGAFDPVTMGTVPNVGLMAQKAEEYGSHDKTFEVPEAGVANIVDIATGEVLMSQNVEEGDIWRMCQVKDAPIRNWVELAVTRSRESGMPALFWLDPYRPHENELIKKVHTYLAELDTEGLDIQVMSQVRAMRYTMERLIRGLDTIAVTGNILRDYLTDLFPILELGTSAKMLSIVPLMAGGGLYETGAGGSAPKHVKQLVEENHLRWDSLGEFLALAVSLEDLGRKNDNPKATLVANALDAATGKLLENDKGPSRKVGELDNRGSQFYLAMYWAQELAEQTEDAELAAHFKPLAEALAASEEKIVAELGAAQGQHVDLGGYYYADPEKTATVMRPSATFNEALAAARG, from the coding sequence ATGACCAGTCAGCAACCCATCATCATCTACACCCTCACCGACGAGGCGCCGCTACTTGCGACCTACGCCTTCCTGCCGGTCGTGCAGACCTTCGCCGAAGCTGCCGGCATCGACGTGCAGACCAGTGACATCTCCGTTGCGGCGCGCATCCTCGCGCAGTTCCCCGAGCGCCTCACCGAGGAGCAGCGGGTCCCGGACAACCTCGGCGAGCTCGGCCGGCTGACCCAGGAGCCGGACACCAACATCATCAAGCTGCCCAACATCAGTGCTTCGATGCCGCAGCTGCTGGCCGCGATCAAGGAGCTGCGGGAGAAGGGTTACGACATACCCGAGTATCCCGCGCACGACGAGACCGACGAGGACAAGGAGATCCGCGCCCGCTACGCCAACTGCCTCGGCAGCGCCGTCAATCCGGTGCTGCGCGAAGGAAATTCGGACCGTCGGGCACCGAAGGCCGTGAAGGAGTACGCGCGCAAGCACCCCCACACGATGGGCAAGTGGTCGCCGGCGTCGCGCACCCACGCGTCATACATGGAGCACGGCGACTTCTACCACGGTGAGAAGTCGATGACGCTGGACCGCGCGCGCGACGTGCGGATGGAGCTGGTCACCGACAGCGGCCCGACGATCGTGCTGAAGGAGAAGGTCGCGCTGCAGGACGGCGAGGTCATCGACAGCATGTTCATGAGCAAGAAGGCGCTGATCGACTTCTACGAGGAGCAGATGGAGGACGCGCGCGAGACCGGCGTGATGTTCTCCCTGCACGTCAAGGCGACGATGATGAAGGTGTCGCACCCGATCGTCTTCGGGCACGCCGTGCGCATCTTCTACAAGGACGCATTCGCCAAGCACCAGGCGGTCCTCGACGAGCTCGGGGTCGACGTCAACAACGGGCTCGGTGACCTCTACGCCAAGCTCGAGACGCTGCCGAGCGCCAAGCGCGAGGAGATCGTCCGCGACTTCCACGCCTGCCACGAGCACCGCCCCGAGATCGCCATGGTCGACTCGGCGCACGGCATCTCCAACTTCCACTCCCCCAGCGACGTGATCGTCGACGCGTCGATGCCGGCGATGATCCGCGGCGGCGGCAAGATGTATGGCGCTGACGGGCGTCCCAAGGACACCAAGGCGGTGATGCCGGAGTCGACGTTCGCGCGGATCTACCAAGAGATGATCAACTTCTGCAAGACCAACGGCGCCTTCGACCCGGTCACCATGGGCACCGTGCCGAACGTCGGCCTGATGGCCCAGAAGGCCGAGGAATACGGCTCGCACGACAAGACGTTCGAGGTCCCGGAGGCGGGGGTCGCCAACATCGTGGACATCGCCACCGGCGAGGTGCTCATGTCGCAGAACGTCGAGGAGGGCGACATCTGGCGCATGTGCCAGGTCAAGGACGCCCCGATCCGCAACTGGGTCGAGCTGGCGGTCACCCGTTCCCGTGAGTCCGGCATGCCGGCGCTGTTCTGGCTGGACCCCTACCGCCCGCACGAGAACGAGCTGATCAAGAAGGTCCACACCTACCTCGCCGAGCTGGACACCGAGGGCCTGGACATCCAGGTCATGTCCCAGGTGCGCGCCATGCGTTACACCATGGAGCGGCTGATCCGCGGCCTGGACACCATCGCGGTCACCGGCAACATCCTGCGCGACTACCTGACCGACCTCTTCCCGATCCTGGAGCTGGGCACGAGCGCCAAGATGCTCTCGATCGTGCCGCTGATGGCCGGCGGCGGGCTCTACGAGACCGGTGCGGGTGGCTCGGCCCCCAAGCACGTCAAGCAACTGGTCGAGGAGAACCACCTGCGCTGGGACTCGCTCGGCGAGTTCCTCGCGCTGGCGGTGAGCCTGGAGGATCTGGGCCGCAAGAACGACAACCCCAAGGCCACGCTCGTCGCCAACGCCCTCGACGCCGCCACCGGCAAGCTGCTGGAGAACGACAAGGGCCCCTCGCGCAAGGTCGGCGAGCTGGACAACCGGGGCAGCCAGTTCTACCTGGCGATGTACTGGGCCCAGGAGCTGGCCGAGCAGACCGAGGACGCCGAGCTCGCCGCGCACTTCAAGCCGCTGGCCGAGGCGCTCGCGGCGAGCGAGGAGAAGATCGTCGCCGAGCTCGGTGCGGCGCAGGGCCAGCACGTGGACCTGGGTGGCTACTACTACGCCGACCCGGAGAAGACCGCGACGGTGATGCGGCCGAGCGCGACGTTCAACGAGGCGCTGGCGGCCGCGCGCGGCTGA